The DNA segment CCGTTTGGCGTCGATGCCGAAAGAGTGCCCGCATTAGCACGTTCTATCATCAATGAAGGAGCCGATTGGCGCGGCTTGCACATCTTCACCGGCAGCCAAGCGTTAAGCGCAGACGCCATCATCGAAGCACAGGGCAATGTATTGAAATTGGCTGCTAAGTTGGGCGATGATATTGGACGGGTGCTGCCCAAATTGAACATGGGCGGAGGTTTCGGGATTGCCTATTTTCCCAACGATACGGCCTTGGACTTGTCCGCCGTTGGCGCCGCTTTGCATGGCTATGTCGAAGATTTGCCGCCTTCGTTGAAAGATACGGAACTGTGCCTAGAGTTGGGGCGGTACCTCGTGGGCGAGGCGGGGGTCTATCTTTGCCGCGTTATTGATCGCAAGGTCAGCCATGGAACGACCTATCTGGTGACGGATGGTGGCCTTCACCATCAATTGGCCGCTTCGGGTAATTTCGGGACCGTGGTGCGCCGCAATTATCCGGTGGCGATTGCGTCGCGGTATGATGCCGAACCCGATGATGTGGTTAACGTGGTTGGCTGTCTTTGCACCCCGCTTGATCGATTGGCGGATCAGGCATTGATGCCTAGGGCACAGGTTGGCGATATCGTCGCGGTTTTCTGCGCCGGTGCCTACGGAGCGTCCGCGTCCCCTGCGGCATTTTTGGGTCACGGCCCCGCAGCAGAAATATTGGTTTAGCCTTTATGAATAGGCTGTCCCGAAACGGGATAGTCCTGCAATTGGCCCAGTATTACTAACATTATGTTCACCATTATCAGCGACAAACAACGGGTCATTCGCGGACACGGTTGTTCAGGTCGCCCCTGAGATACGCATCCTGGTCCGTAGCACCTGACCCAAGGATACGTATCAATGTTTAAGTCACTGTCACTCACTCGCCTTGCGGGAACCGCCCTTGCCACGGGCACTCTGGCCGCTTGCGCAGCAGGCGGTACGGAGCTGCCGTCGGCAAGCTATAGCGGCGTTCAAACCGCGCCCAGCGAAGAGTACATTATTGGCCCGCTGGACAAGGTTACGATCCACGTTTGGCGCAATCCAGAACTGAGCGCAGAGGACATTCAAGTCCGTCCTGACGGCCGGATCACGATCCCGCTGGTGCGGGATATGGCCGCCGTGGGAAAGACCGCAACGCAACTCCAGGATGATATCCGTGCCGAGTTGGTCCAGTATATCGAACAACCGATCGTGTCGGTGATCGTCAACGAATTCAATTCAACCTTCGATCAACAAATCCGGGTTGTTGGTTCCACGGCACAGCCGGCTTCATTGCCGTATCGCGCCAATATGACGGTGCTTGATGCGATGATCGCAGTGGGCGGCTTGGGCGAATTTGCCGCCGGCAACCGCGCAAAACTGCTGCGGATCAACCGCGAGAACGGCGAACAAACCGAATATCGTTTGCGTCTTTCGGATCTTTTGAAGCGCGGAGACAGCAGCGCGAACGTGATGCTGCGCCCTGGTGACACCATCATTATTCCGGAGAGTCGCTTCTAAAGCGCGCGCAGAATGAACGAGATTTTCGAAGAAGTGCGCACAGCGCTCTATTCCGTCTGGCACCGGCGTTGGCTGGCGCTTGCGGTGGCGTGGGGCGTGTGTTTGCTGGGTTGGCTGGTCGTTGCTTTGATCCCCAACACCTATGAATCCAAAGCGCGCATCTATGTAGACACAGACGACGTCTTGTCGGATCAGCTGGGCATTGCCGGCAACAGCCGCGATGAAATCGCGGAGGTTGGCCAAACCTTGCTGGGCTCTGGCAATCTTGAAAAGGTTATCACCTCGACCGAATTAGGCGACGGAATTTCTGAACGCAGCCAGATGGATGCCGCCATAGCGCGCCTTTCGGAAAATGTCCGAGTGGAAAGCGAACGGGACAATCTTTTCACCATCACCGCCGAAGTCGGCATGAGCGGTTTGAGCGACGCTCAAAACGCGGTTCTTGCGCGCAATGTCGTTCAAAAACTGCTCGATATCTTTCGCGAAGACCACATTTCGGGAAGCCGCGCAGAGGTAAGCAGTGCGATCGCCGACCTCAACGATCAATTGGAAGAGCGTAAACTCGAACTTGAGGCTGCAGAAGAGCGCCGCGTGGCCTTCGAAACTCAATATCCTGAATTGATCGGTGGGTCACAGGCTTTGTCGACCAAGGTGCAGCAATCGCGCACCGAATTGCGCGATATTGACGCTGATCTTGCCGCTGCACAAAGCGCGCTTGCCGCGATTTCTAGTCAGCTTTCAACGACACCGCGAACCATTGTTGGTGGAGCAAACGCGGTTGGGCCACAGGCATCTTTGCTGCAGGCGCAATCCCAGCTTGCCGAATTGCGCGCACGCGGTTTGACCGACCAACATCCCGATGTTGTTTCGACAACGCGTCAGGTCGAAATCCTTACGCGTCAAGTTGCCGCGGCCGGGCCCGGGGAAGTCACCGGAACACCCAATCCCGCCTATTCATCGCTGCTCGCTGTGCGCGCCGATCGTCAGGCCGGTGTCGAGGCATTTCAAGCCCGTCGCGCCGCGATCCAATCCACGCTTGCATCTTTGATGGCAAGCCAAGCATCGGAACCGGCGGTTGCAGCGGAAGCCAATCGGATCAGCCGTGATTACGATGTTCTGCGCACCAATTATGAAAGACTGCTCGAAGATCGCGAGAAGCTGCGCACGCGCGGCGATGTGGTCGACGAAACCAGCCAATACAAATTCGACCTGGTTGACCCACCGATTGTCCCACAATCGCCAGCGGCGCCCAACCGTCCCTTGTTGTTGATTGGTGTCTTGTTCGCCGGTCTCGCAGCGGGTGCAGGGGTCGCCTACGGTTTGAGCCAATTGCGCTCCAGCTTTGCCACTCCGGCCAAACTCGAACGGTCGATGGGGCTGCCTGTCATTGGTTCGGTTTCTTTAAAAGTTTCGGAAACGGCAAAGGCTCTGCGTCGCAAGCGGTTGAAGCAATTTGCAGGCGCAACGGCGGGTCTGTTCGCTGTCTTGGTCATATTGTTGGCGATCGAGATCGTCTCCGTTGGAACGATTGCGTGAGGGGCCGGCTATGACTGAACAAAGCAAAGTTTCGCGTGACACTGCGCACCGTGCTCCAAAGCGCAATTCGCTGTTTGAACGCGCGGATGCGGCGTTTGGATTGGACAATCTCGGCCCGAAAGCGGTGCCGACAAATTTGCCAGCACAAAGAGCGGTGCCGAAGCAGCGTAAGGCTGAACCAGCCCCGCAGACCGAGCCGCAATCGCAAGTCCAACCTCAGGCAGCACCGCAAGAACCCTCGTTCACGCAGGCCCCAAGTTCGGCTCCGGTCGAGGCGCCCTTCGGCGTTGGCGAGCAACAGTCAAAACCAGTTCGCGCAGTTACATTGTGCGGTCCTATGATGGAGATCGACCGCGATCACATGGTGGATGCGGATCTGATCGTTCCAGAGGATCCCGTCACCGGATTGTTGGAAGAATTCCGCATCGTGAAACGTGAATTGCTCGCGGATGCCCGCGCTAGCGACGATGATTTGGCGCGGCGCATTCTGATCTGTTCCCCGCTTCCCGGCGAAGGGAAAACCTATTGCGCCACCAATTTGGCGATCGCATTGGCGGCCGAGCGCGACATCGAAGTCGTCTTGATCGACGCCGACATGATCAACCCATCGATTACGCGGCGTTTGGGCGTTGATGCCGGCCCAGGTTTGATGGACGCGTTGGCGGATAAGACATTGAAGCCGGAAGAATTGGTGTCTCCCACCGACATCGATGGGCTGTTCATCATGTCTGCGGGAACCAGCAGCGCGCTGGATGCGGAATACTTGACCAGCGCCCGGACTCACGAAGTGCTTGACCGATTGACGCGTGGAGCACCCAACCGGTTCATTATTTTTGACACGCCACCGGCTCTTGCCGCTTCGCCCGCTGCCGAATTGGCGGCGCATGTGGGGCAGGCGGTTCTGGTGGTTCGCGCCGATGAAACCAGCCGCGCGTCTTTGGACGATGCGAGCCAATTGTTGTCGGCATGCCCAGATATCAAATTGCTGCTCAACGCAGCACAATTCAGCCCGTCTGGTCGCCGCTTTGGCGATTATGGCGAAAGGGAGGAATAATCATGCGCATCTCAAAAGGGACGCTCTTGATCGGTTTGGCTGCGGGTTTCGCCGCCAATCCCGCATTTGCACAGGAATCCGGTGCGCGCGGTGGCGATGGCGCTGTGACTATCCAGCCGTATATCGAAGTCAGCCAAATTCTCTCGGCCGAATTGACGCCGGGCGATGAAGTTGTGACATTTACACAAATCGCCGCTGGTGTGGATTTGAACGCACAAGGCCGCAACAGCGGAGCATCGGTTTCGGTCCGCTACGAACGCAACATCGGATATGGCGACGCGGTCGACAACGACACGATCAGCGGCATCGCACGCGGTTATCTGGCCGTTGTGCCGGGCGCTCTGAATCTCGAAGCGGGCGCCTTGGCCAGCCGCACCCGACTTGACGGAGGTGGCGCGGTGTCGCCCAATCCTTTGGTAAGTTCGGATGCCACCAGCCAGACATACGCTCTTTACGCCGGACCAACTGTGGCCACGCGCGTCGGCGCTGTCGATGTAACCGCCAATGCGCGCGTGGGTTACAATCGTTTTGAAACAGAAGACGCGGTATTCGATGCCAACGGTGATCCGGTCGATATCTTCGATGACAGCGTCAGTTACAGCGGCCAAGTGCGTGCCGGCACCCGCCCAGGCGACGTGTTGCCAATTGGCGTGTCCGTCACAGCGGGTGGTTTCCAAGAGGATATTTCCAACCTCGATCAACGCGTTCGGGATGTTTATGCGCGTGGCGATGTCATCGTTCCAGTTAGCCCGACGCTCGCTCTTACGGGTGGCGTTGGCTATGAAAACGTCGAAGTGTCGAGCCGTGATGCTTTGCGCGATGCCAATGGTGATCCGGTTATCGGCAATGATGGTCGATTGGTTACCGACAGCGCGTCTCCGCGTATTGTTGCCTTCGATGTCGATGGACTGTTGTGGGATGTGGGCGTCATGTGGCGACCAAGTTCACGCACCTCGCTCGCAGCTAGCGTAGGTGAGCGTTACGATTCCACCACGTATTACGGCACGTTCACATACGTCCCGAGCCAACGCAGCTCTCTGTCCATCAATGTCTATGACAGTGTGTCGGGTGTTGGCGGTGCTTTGAACAATTCGCTGGCATCCTTGTCGAGCGACTTCGTCGCGTCACGCAATCCCGTGAGTGGCGATTTTGGCGGATTGGTATCCGGCACGAATGGAAGCGGTCTTGTAAGCTCGCTCGGTTCGGCGCGGTCTTCCGCTTTCCGTGGTCGCGGGGTTTCGGCGGGCTATCAACGTCAGATGGGCCGTCTAACCGCCGCATTTGGCGCGGGGTATGATCGACGCAGGTTCATCGCAGCCGACGGAACCGCATTGGAAGCGGCAAATGGCCTGACCGATGAAACCTATTACCTGACCGGCGCACTAACGCGTGAGGTTGGGCGCAGCGGTAGCCTTCAAACCAACGCCTATATCAATTGGTTCGAAGCCGGTGCAGGCGACGGTGATCTCACCGCATTTGGTGCCTCTGCGGCGTATAACCGCCTTATCACAGACCGACTTTCTGCCCGTGCGGCGGTGGCGGTTGACTATTTCGACAGCGATTTTTCAGCAGAAGATTTCGCGACCGCAACAGCGCTGCTCGGCCTGCGCTACGATTTCTGATCCACGGAGCTTTCAACGCCATGTACGATCAATATTACGGTTTTAGCGGACGGCCATTTCAGCTGACCCCTGATCCCGAATTCTATTTTGAAAGCGCCAGCCACAAGAAGGCGATGAGCTATCTGGGTTACGGCCTGAACCAGGGTGAGGGCTTCATTGTCATCACCGGTGAAGTCGGCGCAGGCAAATCGACGCTGGTGGCGCATTTGATGGAACGGATCGACCGCGAAGCGTTGACCGTCGCGCAAGTCGTGACGACGGCGTTGGATGGAGAAGAGTTGATCCATGTCGTGGCTCAAGCATTCGGCCTAGAGGTTGAAGGGCGCGACAAGGCAAGCGCATTGGGCGCGATCGAAGGTTTCCTACAATCCGAAGCGCGCGCGGGCCGTCGCTGTCTTTTGGTAGTCGATGAATGTCAGAACCTTGACCTGACCGCTCTCGAAGAGCTGCGTATGCTGTCGAACTTCCAATTGGGCGCACACCCATTGTTGCAAAGCCTGTTGCTCGGTCAGCCGGAGTTCCGTCGGACCTTGGCGCATCACCCTGATCTTGATCAATTGCGCCAACGGATCATCGCTTCGCACCATTTGGAAGCGCTGGATGCGGACGAAGTCGAAGATTACATTCATCACCGTTTGACCCATGTGGGATGGGATGGGCGGCCATTGTTCGAAGATGGTCTATTGCCAGCTTTGTACGGTGCGACCGATGGCATCCCGCGTCGGGTGAACCAGGTCATGAACCGTCTGTTGTTGTTGGGCGCGATTGAAGAACAAGACGCGGTAGGCACAGCTATGTTGGAAGCCGTCATGACAGAAATGACCGCCGATCAATCACGCGGATCGCGTGCAGAGCCGAGCCCCTTGAGCATTGAACCAGAAGTCGCCGCACCGGCCGCGATTCAAGACATTGATAGCGTGCCCGTGACCGAAGTTGCCGCATTGTTGGCCGAACGCGATGCGCGCACGGCCGAATTGGAAGCCGCCATCAGCGAGCTTCAGGCGGCCGGCACTCAAGGTGTTGAATTGACGATGCCGTCAGGGGACGACGCGACTTTAAACGAAGCGCTGGGCCGGATTGAGCAACGTTTGGAAGAACAAGAACGGTCGTTCCGCCATGTTCTCACGATGTTGATCGAATGGCTTGAGGAAGATCCTTCGCGCGAGGCCGCATGATATGAACGCGCAAAGTTCCTTTGCAGCCGAAGATAAGCGCATCGCAAATGGCCTATCGGTTGACGTCGAAGATTGGTTTCAGGTTGGTGCGTTTGAAAATGTGATCGACCGCGCCGATTGGGATGGCATCGACACACGTGTCGAAAGCAACATCGATCGAATCCTAGATCTGTTCGCACAGGCCGACGCCAGCGCGACGTTTTTCACATTGGGCTGGATTGCGAAACGCCATCCGGCCATGATCCGACGCATTGCGGATGCAGGTCACGAAATCGCCAGCCATGGGTTTGACCACGCCCGCGTTTTCACATTCGATCGCAAAGAGTTTGGCGATGATATCCGCCTTGCTCAGGACATTCTCCAAGATTGTTCAGGCAAACGTGTAACGGGATATCGCGCACCCAGTTTTTCCATCGACCATCGAACGCCTTGGGCGTTCGAGGAATTGGCAGAGCAAGGGTACGCCTATTCTTCAAGCGTCGCGCCGATCTCGCACGATCATTATGGGTGGAGAGATGCGCCGCGTTTCGCGTTCAAGCCGCTGGCAAACTCTGATCTGGTCGAAATTCCGGTGACGACAGCTATGGTCGGCAAACGGCGGCTCGCCGCAGGCGGAGGGGGCTTCTTCCGGGTTCTCCCATACAGCTTTTCCCGATGGGCGATTCGTCAGGTCAATCGGGTGGAGGAACGCCCAGCAGTGTTCTATTTCCATCCGTGGGAAATTGACGCGGATCAACCGCGCGTTGCAGGGGCACCGTTGCGGTCGCGTCTGCGTCATTACACCGGTTTGGATAAAATGGCCGGTAAGCTTGGCGGGCTGGTTAAAGAGTTTCGCTGGGGCCGGATGGATGATCTCGCGCTGCGTGAAGCACAGCGGACAGTGGCGTTTCGCGTTGAAGGCGTCGCGAACGGCAACGCAAACGAGCCCTTGGATCACACATCCAGTCAAGAAGTCGCCGCTTGAACGCGCCGGTTGACATGAACCAGCGCGTGATTGTCGCTGATCTGTCTGACCGGGCGTTGACCGATCGGATAGAGACGTTCGTGCGCGATGAGGGTGGAAGTTTGTTTCACCTGCCCGCGTGGTTGAAAGCGGTCGAGGCAGGAGCCGGTCAGCGCGCCAGTGGTTTGGTCGCAGAACAAATGGGGGCGATCACCGGTTGGTTGCCTTTGACCGAAGTTCGGTCGATGCTCTTCGGGAATGCCTTGGTATCCAGCGGTTTTGGTGTTGGCGGAGGCATTTTGGCAAATTGTCCAAGCGTGGTCAAAGTCCTGACCGAATCCGCCCAGGATCATGCACAACGCCTTGGCTTTGCAAGCTTTGAAATGCGCGGAGGTGTTCCGCCAGAAGGATGGCGCGCATGGGACGATAAGCACTGCAATTTTGCCCGCCCATTGGCGCAGGATGATGAAGCCGAGCTACTGGCCATTCCGCGCAAAGCCCGCGCCGAGGTGCGCAAGGGATTGAAAAATGGCCTAACGGTTCGCGTCGGTCGCGACAAAAGCGATCTTGCAGCGCACTACGCCGTCTACAGCGAAAGTGTGCGCAATTTGGGTACACCGGTTTTCCCAAAATCTCTGTTCTCTGCAATGCTCAACGCGTTTCCTGAGACCAGCGATATTCTGACGGTTTCGCGCGACGGGACACCATTGGCTAGCGTCCTTTCATTCTATCACAACGGCGCGGTTATGCCGTTTTGGGGCGGCGGAACGCATGCCGCTCGCGGAGAGCGCGCGAATGAATTGATGTATTACGAATTGATGCTGCACGCCCGGCGGCGTGACATGGTGACGTTCGATTTCGGTCGATCAAAGACCGGCAGCGGCCCTTTTAAATTCAAGAAAAACTGGGGTTTCGACCCGGAACCCTTAACCTATTGCGAATGGACCGTGCCGGGTGAGAAGCCGCGCGATATTGATCCCACGAGCGAGGCGTATTCCCGCAAAATTGATACGTGGAAACGGTTGCCTTTGCCATTGGCCAACGCGATCGGGCCGTTCCTCGCCCGCAATCTGGCCTAAGGGCGGGTACCATGGGAGATATTCTTTTTCTCGCCCATCGTGTGCCATTTCCCCCGAACAGAGGGGACAAAATCCGCGCGCACCATCTGCTCAAGAAGATCGCGGATATCGGGCCAGTTCATGTTGGTTGCTTTGCAGAAAGTGATGAGGATCGCGCGGGGAAGGGCGATCTAACCGCGATATCTGCGTCCCATTGCATCGTGAATCGGACAAAGCCACTGGTTCTGGCGGGTGTGGAAGCGGTGATGGCCCGCAAACCGGTTAGCCTCACCGCGTTTCACAGCGCCGCATTGCAGAATTGGGTGAGAGCCACGATCGCTGAACACGATGTCACGACAATCGTGATATTCTCTGGGCAAATGGGGCAATATGTCCCCGATGATTTTGCTGGTCGGGTCGTGATTGATTTGTGCGATGTCGATAGCGCAAAATTCGAAGGATACGCCGCTGCAGGTCAACGTGTCTGGATCAATAATCGCGAAGGGCATTTGCTCGCAAAGCAAGAAGAACGGCTTGCACATCGCGCCGATGCGACGATCTTGATCAGCGACGCCGAAGCCGAATTGTTTCGGTCGCGTCTAAGAGCGCCATCGCTGGCCAATGTCGAAGTCATTGGAAACGGTATTGATGCCGCGTTTTTCGATCCGCGCAAAACCGCACCACACGCCGATATCGCCGCAAGGCCAGGACCCCATTTCGTCTTCACCGGACAAATGGATTATTCGCCGAACGAAGCGGCCGCCTTATGGGCGTTCGAAGAATTCTTGCCCGGCATGCGCGCACAATTCCCCGATGCAGAACTGCATATTGTCGGCCGCAATCCCACCCGGAAATTGTTATCGTTTGATGGTCATGACGGCATTACGATTTGGGGCGAAGTGCCCGATGTGCGTCCGTTCATTGCGGCCGCGACATGCGTTGTCGCACCGTTGATGATTGCGCGCGGTGTACAGAACAAAGTGTTGGAGGCGATGGCCATGGCCAAACCCGTCATGCTCACACCCGAAGCTGCGACCGGTATCAACGCCCAAGACTCTAATCAT comes from the Erythrobacter sp. Alg231-14 genome and includes:
- a CDS encoding XrtA/PEP-CTERM system exopolysaccharide export protein, encoding MFKSLSLTRLAGTALATGTLAACAAGGTELPSASYSGVQTAPSEEYIIGPLDKVTIHVWRNPELSAEDIQVRPDGRITIPLVRDMAAVGKTATQLQDDIRAELVQYIEQPIVSVIVNEFNSTFDQQIRVVGSTAQPASLPYRANMTVLDAMIAVGGLGEFAAGNRAKLLRINRENGEQTEYRLRLSDLLKRGDSSANVMLRPGDTIIIPESRF
- a CDS encoding TIGR03087 family PEP-CTERM/XrtA system glycosyltransferase: MGDILFLAHRVPFPPNRGDKIRAHHLLKKIADIGPVHVGCFAESDEDRAGKGDLTAISASHCIVNRTKPLVLAGVEAVMARKPVSLTAFHSAALQNWVRATIAEHDVTTIVIFSGQMGQYVPDDFAGRVVIDLCDVDSAKFEGYAAAGQRVWINNREGHLLAKQEERLAHRADATILISDAEAELFRSRLRAPSLANVEVIGNGIDAAFFDPRKTAPHADIAARPGPHFVFTGQMDYSPNEAAALWAFEEFLPGMRAQFPDAELHIVGRNPTRKLLSFDGHDGITIWGEVPDVRPFIAAATCVVAPLMIARGVQNKVLEAMAMAKPVMLTPEAATGINAQDSNHWMMCPPDVAAMRARIVDLLGESGAGAKMGNAARQFVLEHHDWSAMLAPLKVLIGDDKAEVSDAA
- a CDS encoding XrtA/PEP-CTERM system-associated ATPase, giving the protein MYDQYYGFSGRPFQLTPDPEFYFESASHKKAMSYLGYGLNQGEGFIVITGEVGAGKSTLVAHLMERIDREALTVAQVVTTALDGEELIHVVAQAFGLEVEGRDKASALGAIEGFLQSEARAGRRCLLVVDECQNLDLTALEELRMLSNFQLGAHPLLQSLLLGQPEFRRTLAHHPDLDQLRQRIIASHHLEALDADEVEDYIHHRLTHVGWDGRPLFEDGLLPALYGATDGIPRRVNQVMNRLLLLGAIEEQDAVGTAMLEAVMTEMTADQSRGSRAEPSPLSIEPEVAAPAAIQDIDSVPVTEVAALLAERDARTAELEAAISELQAAGTQGVELTMPSGDDATLNEALGRIEQRLEEQERSFRHVLTMLIEWLEEDPSREAA
- a CDS encoding P-loop NTPase produces the protein MTEQSKVSRDTAHRAPKRNSLFERADAAFGLDNLGPKAVPTNLPAQRAVPKQRKAEPAPQTEPQSQVQPQAAPQEPSFTQAPSSAPVEAPFGVGEQQSKPVRAVTLCGPMMEIDRDHMVDADLIVPEDPVTGLLEEFRIVKRELLADARASDDDLARRILICSPLPGEGKTYCATNLAIALAAERDIEVVLIDADMINPSITRRLGVDAGPGLMDALADKTLKPEELVSPTDIDGLFIMSAGTSSALDAEYLTSARTHEVLDRLTRGAPNRFIIFDTPPALAASPAAELAAHVGQAVLVVRADETSRASLDDASQLLSACPDIKLLLNAAQFSPSGRRFGDYGEREE
- a CDS encoding pyridoxal-dependent decarboxylase, exosortase A system-associated gives rise to the protein MKTKPVGPIPNGYETRDGELAIGTRTASDLVASAGQTPLFVYSRAHLDRRVAELRAALPSRIGVNYAVKANPHAAMVAHMDPLVDGFDIASSGELAMTNAAGIDPKRVSFAGPGKRDDELEAAIACGVTLNCESEGEAQRSLAIGHRIGKAPRIAIRVNPDFELKGSGMKMGGGAKPFGVDAERVPALARSIINEGADWRGLHIFTGSQALSADAIIEAQGNVLKLAAKLGDDIGRVLPKLNMGGGFGIAYFPNDTALDLSAVGAALHGYVEDLPPSLKDTELCLELGRYLVGEAGVYLCRVIDRKVSHGTTYLVTDGGLHHQLAASGNFGTVVRRNYPVAIASRYDAEPDDVVNVVGCLCTPLDRLADQALMPRAQVGDIVAVFCAGAYGASASPAAFLGHGPAAEILV
- a CDS encoding FemAB family XrtA/PEP-CTERM system-associated protein, which codes for MNQRVIVADLSDRALTDRIETFVRDEGGSLFHLPAWLKAVEAGAGQRASGLVAEQMGAITGWLPLTEVRSMLFGNALVSSGFGVGGGILANCPSVVKVLTESAQDHAQRLGFASFEMRGGVPPEGWRAWDDKHCNFARPLAQDDEAELLAIPRKARAEVRKGLKNGLTVRVGRDKSDLAAHYAVYSESVRNLGTPVFPKSLFSAMLNAFPETSDILTVSRDGTPLASVLSFYHNGAVMPFWGGGTHAARGERANELMYYELMLHARRRDMVTFDFGRSKTGSGPFKFKKNWGFDPEPLTYCEWTVPGEKPRDIDPTSEAYSRKIDTWKRLPLPLANAIGPFLARNLA
- a CDS encoding XrtA system polysaccharide deacetylase, translated to MNAQSSFAAEDKRIANGLSVDVEDWFQVGAFENVIDRADWDGIDTRVESNIDRILDLFAQADASATFFTLGWIAKRHPAMIRRIADAGHEIASHGFDHARVFTFDRKEFGDDIRLAQDILQDCSGKRVTGYRAPSFSIDHRTPWAFEELAEQGYAYSSSVAPISHDHYGWRDAPRFAFKPLANSDLVEIPVTTAMVGKRRLAAGGGGFFRVLPYSFSRWAIRQVNRVEERPAVFYFHPWEIDADQPRVAGAPLRSRLRHYTGLDKMAGKLGGLVKEFRWGRMDDLALREAQRTVAFRVEGVANGNANEPLDHTSSQEVAA
- a CDS encoding preprotein translocase subunit YajC, whose amino-acid sequence is MRISKGTLLIGLAAGFAANPAFAQESGARGGDGAVTIQPYIEVSQILSAELTPGDEVVTFTQIAAGVDLNAQGRNSGASVSVRYERNIGYGDAVDNDTISGIARGYLAVVPGALNLEAGALASRTRLDGGGAVSPNPLVSSDATSQTYALYAGPTVATRVGAVDVTANARVGYNRFETEDAVFDANGDPVDIFDDSVSYSGQVRAGTRPGDVLPIGVSVTAGGFQEDISNLDQRVRDVYARGDVIVPVSPTLALTGGVGYENVEVSSRDALRDANGDPVIGNDGRLVTDSASPRIVAFDVDGLLWDVGVMWRPSSRTSLAASVGERYDSTTYYGTFTYVPSQRSSLSINVYDSVSGVGGALNNSLASLSSDFVASRNPVSGDFGGLVSGTNGSGLVSSLGSARSSAFRGRGVSAGYQRQMGRLTAAFGAGYDRRRFIAADGTALEAANGLTDETYYLTGALTREVGRSGSLQTNAYINWFEAGAGDGDLTAFGASAAYNRLITDRLSARAAVAVDYFDSDFSAEDFATATALLGLRYDF
- a CDS encoding XrtA system polysaccharide chain length determinant, with protein sequence MNEIFEEVRTALYSVWHRRWLALAVAWGVCLLGWLVVALIPNTYESKARIYVDTDDVLSDQLGIAGNSRDEIAEVGQTLLGSGNLEKVITSTELGDGISERSQMDAAIARLSENVRVESERDNLFTITAEVGMSGLSDAQNAVLARNVVQKLLDIFREDHISGSRAEVSSAIADLNDQLEERKLELEAAEERRVAFETQYPELIGGSQALSTKVQQSRTELRDIDADLAAAQSALAAISSQLSTTPRTIVGGANAVGPQASLLQAQSQLAELRARGLTDQHPDVVSTTRQVEILTRQVAAAGPGEVTGTPNPAYSSLLAVRADRQAGVEAFQARRAAIQSTLASLMASQASEPAVAAEANRISRDYDVLRTNYERLLEDREKLRTRGDVVDETSQYKFDLVDPPIVPQSPAAPNRPLLLIGVLFAGLAAGAGVAYGLSQLRSSFATPAKLERSMGLPVIGSVSLKVSETAKALRRKRLKQFAGATAGLFAVLVILLAIEIVSVGTIA